One genomic segment of Rubripirellula tenax includes these proteins:
- the rpsM gene encoding 30S ribosomal protein S13, translated as MGVDIPNDKKIQYSLTYLYGVGLYSAREVCEKLGIDPDRPASDLNEDELGQIAGMLEQNYTVEGPLRRYVAQNISRLREIKSYRGMRHRSSLPVRGQRTKTNARTRKGPRKTVAGKKGVKDLR; from the coding sequence ATGGGCGTTGATATTCCCAACGACAAAAAAATCCAATACTCGCTGACCTATTTATACGGCGTCGGGCTGTATAGCGCTCGCGAGGTTTGCGAGAAGTTGGGTATTGACCCGGATCGCCCGGCCAGTGATCTGAACGAGGATGAACTCGGTCAAATCGCAGGGATGCTCGAGCAGAACTACACCGTCGAAGGTCCCCTTCGTCGTTATGTCGCGCAAAACATCAGCCGTTTGCGTGAGATTAAGTCGTACCGCGGCATGCGGCACCGATCCAGCTTGCCTGTTCGCGGGCAACGAACCAAAACCAACGCGCGGACTCGAAAGGGCCCGCGAAAGACGGTCGCCGGCAAGAAGGGCGTCAAGGACCTTCGCTAG
- a CDS encoding class I SAM-dependent methyltransferase, with protein sequence MPTFRVPEPSPVNARDEAIEYHDMDHRSVNQQFVDDFLGRAGGVVQAAAIHQTAAVFSSGPRVIDLGCGPAEIPILLCQSHPNVQVMAIDNEVEMLEIAKMEIDIAGMLDRIMLQHADVAKMDAYDDGMADGVISNSVLHHLDVPEQGLVTAMRLVRPGGCVFLRDLFRPDTEAEIEALVKVHSAGQSPAAEQLLRQSFWAALSMEEVREMTQGLGIEDPCVQITSDRHWTLDWSKPGSVPVAST encoded by the coding sequence ATGCCAACCTTTCGAGTTCCTGAGCCCAGTCCCGTCAATGCCCGCGACGAAGCCATCGAATATCACGACATGGATCACAGGTCTGTGAACCAGCAATTCGTCGACGATTTCTTGGGTCGTGCGGGAGGAGTCGTCCAAGCTGCTGCGATCCATCAGACGGCGGCCGTGTTTTCGTCGGGGCCCCGAGTCATTGACCTTGGGTGCGGACCTGCCGAGATTCCGATCCTGCTTTGCCAGAGTCACCCCAATGTGCAGGTCATGGCGATCGACAACGAAGTCGAAATGCTGGAGATCGCCAAAATGGAAATCGACATCGCGGGGATGCTCGACCGAATCATGCTGCAGCACGCGGATGTAGCGAAGATGGACGCTTACGACGACGGCATGGCGGACGGGGTCATCAGCAATAGCGTCCTGCATCATCTCGATGTTCCAGAGCAAGGACTGGTGACGGCGATGCGATTGGTTCGTCCGGGCGGGTGCGTCTTTCTTCGAGATCTGTTTCGCCCCGATACCGAAGCCGAAATCGAAGCCTTGGTCAAAGTCCACTCGGCCGGTCAAAGCCCGGCCGCCGAACAATTGCTGCGACAGTCATTTTGGGCCGCGTTGTCGATGGAAGAGGTGCGTGAAATGACGCAGGGGCTTGGCATTGAAGATCCGTGCGTTCAAATAACAAGCGATCGTCACTGGACCCTCGACTGGAGCAAGCCAGGATCGGTCCCTGTGGCCTCTACATGA
- a CDS encoding dihydrofolate reductase, with product MGVGEDGSDRVPPSTWPIVAIVAMTPDGTIGLDGDMPWRLRADLQRFKAMTMGGVLIMGRKTYESIGRPLPGRRTIVVTRNAAWKPTGVNQDGQVDVAGDPESAIEKAGNARIFVVGGAEIYRQLMPICQEVWLTRVWSNVRGDTKLDFSMADFQVFERTRVPASPRDNVPTEFFRMRRRNS from the coding sequence TTGGGTGTTGGCGAGGATGGCAGTGACCGGGTTCCGCCTAGTACGTGGCCGATCGTGGCGATCGTCGCGATGACTCCTGATGGTACGATCGGGCTGGATGGCGATATGCCGTGGCGGCTTCGCGCCGACTTGCAACGCTTCAAGGCCATGACGATGGGTGGCGTTTTGATCATGGGCCGCAAGACCTACGAATCGATCGGTCGGCCTTTGCCGGGTCGCCGGACGATTGTGGTGACCCGGAATGCCGCGTGGAAACCCACGGGAGTAAACCAAGACGGGCAGGTTGATGTCGCGGGCGACCCCGAATCTGCCATCGAAAAAGCGGGTAATGCCAGGATTTTCGTCGTCGGCGGTGCTGAAATCTACCGTCAGCTCATGCCAATTTGCCAAGAAGTGTGGCTGACTCGGGTCTGGTCGAACGTCCGCGGCGACACAAAATTGGATTTTTCGATGGCCGATTTCCAGGTTTTTGAGCGAACTCGGGTGCCCGCTTCCCCGCGTGACAACGTGCCCACAGAGTTTTTTCGGATGCGGCGACGAAATTCCTAG
- a CDS encoding DNA-directed RNA polymerase subunit alpha: MTMHIRWRGMELPSALEVDRDTLTSSYGKFVAEPFERGFGSSVGNSLRRVLLSSLMGSAVTQIKIRGAQHEFTSIPGVVEDVTQIVLNVKSLVVRNHSEATRVITVEANKAGVITGADVQTDSDVEIINKDHVIATLTDDVPFMMEMVVENGRGYVSSTEHSAVDHEIGIIPIDAVFSPITRVRYEVEETRVGQKTNYDKLNLEIWSDGSVSPELALVEAAKILRKHLNPFVQYRELGPSIFSAARGGAGSPEAQLEAKLNMTLGDLRLSVRANNCLESENIRTVRDLVQRTEDSLLEVRNFGDTTLNETREKLAQYGLHLGMRVPNAPLF; this comes from the coding sequence ATGACAATGCATATCCGTTGGCGTGGCATGGAACTTCCCTCCGCACTGGAAGTTGACCGTGATACCCTGACATCGTCCTACGGCAAGTTTGTTGCTGAACCCTTCGAACGTGGCTTCGGCTCGAGCGTCGGAAACAGCCTCCGTCGAGTTCTGCTTAGCAGCTTGATGGGCAGCGCCGTGACGCAGATCAAGATTCGCGGCGCCCAGCACGAATTCACATCGATTCCGGGTGTCGTTGAAGACGTCACTCAAATCGTTCTGAATGTGAAGAGCCTGGTCGTTCGCAACCACAGTGAAGCGACGCGCGTCATCACTGTCGAAGCCAACAAGGCCGGCGTCATCACCGGCGCCGACGTGCAAACCGACTCGGACGTCGAAATCATCAACAAAGATCACGTCATCGCGACGCTGACCGACGATGTTCCATTCATGATGGAAATGGTTGTCGAGAACGGTCGTGGTTACGTGTCCAGCACCGAGCACAGCGCCGTCGACCACGAGATCGGAATCATTCCCATCGATGCGGTTTTCAGCCCGATCACTCGCGTGCGCTACGAAGTCGAAGAAACTCGCGTCGGTCAAAAGACGAACTACGACAAGTTGAACCTCGAAATCTGGTCCGATGGTTCAGTCAGCCCTGAGTTGGCGCTGGTCGAAGCTGCGAAGATTCTTCGTAAGCACCTCAACCCATTCGTCCAATACCGCGAACTTGGTCCGAGCATTTTCTCGGCCGCTCGTGGTGGCGCCGGTTCGCCGGAGGCTCAATTGGAAGCCAAGTTGAACATGACGCTCGGCGATTTGCGTTTGTCGGTGCGTGCGAACAATTGCTTGGAAAGCGAGAACATTCGCACCGTTCGCGACTTGGTGCAACGTACAGAAGACAGCCTGCTTGAAGTTCGCAACTTCGGCGACACAACGTTGAACGAGACTCGCGAGAAGCTTGCTCAATACGGTTTGCACTTGGGCATGCGAGTGCCGAACGCACCGCTGTTTTAA
- a CDS encoding thymidylate synthase, with amino-acid sequence MRTYLQLLDEVLHDGLDREDRTGVGTRGLFGRQMRFDLAQGFPLLTTKKIHVRSVIYELLWFLRGDTNIKYLKDNGVRIWDEWADEQGDLGPVYGHQWRSWPKPDGSTIDQIAWVQNEIRTNPQSRRLMVSAWNVADVGQMALPPCHVMFQFYVAGDRLSCHLYQRSADMFLGVPFNIASYSLLTMMMAKVTGLKPGEFVHTLGDLHLYRNHFDQAREQLSRHPRPLPTMQIKNTPASVDGFDFDDFTLVDYDPHPAIKAVVAV; translated from the coding sequence ATGCGCACGTACTTGCAACTCTTAGACGAAGTCCTTCATGACGGACTGGACCGCGAAGACCGCACAGGCGTCGGAACACGAGGGTTGTTCGGTCGTCAAATGCGATTCGACTTGGCTCAGGGTTTTCCGCTGCTGACGACAAAGAAAATCCACGTTCGCTCTGTTATTTATGAGCTTTTGTGGTTTCTTCGCGGTGATACCAATATCAAGTATCTCAAAGACAATGGTGTCCGCATCTGGGACGAATGGGCCGACGAACAGGGCGACCTGGGCCCGGTTTACGGGCACCAGTGGCGGTCATGGCCGAAGCCCGATGGTTCGACGATTGACCAAATCGCCTGGGTTCAAAACGAAATTCGAACCAATCCGCAATCGCGACGGCTGATGGTTTCGGCGTGGAATGTCGCGGATGTCGGGCAAATGGCGCTGCCGCCGTGCCACGTCATGTTCCAGTTCTATGTGGCGGGTGATCGGCTGTCGTGCCATTTGTATCAGCGCAGCGCCGACATGTTTCTGGGCGTTCCATTTAATATCGCTAGTTACTCGCTCTTGACCATGATGATGGCGAAAGTCACGGGGCTGAAACCGGGCGAGTTTGTTCATACGCTTGGCGATCTGCATCTCTACCGCAATCATTTCGATCAGGCGCGCGAGCAGCTTTCACGGCACCCGCGTCCCTTGCCGACGATGCAAATCAAGAATACGCCTGCGTCGGTGGACGGTTTCGACTTCGACGACTTTACCTTGGTTGATTACGACCCGCATCCAGCGATCAAAGCCGTGGTAGCGGTTTAG
- the rpsK gene encoding 30S ribosomal protein S11, with protein MAKTNKKKRVRRNVTSGVAHIHATFNNTTVTITDPKGDTLCWASAGTSGFKGSRKSTPFAGQCAAQQAAEKATKFGMRDVEVKVKGPGSGRESAITSLQAAGLNVKLIEEVTPIPHNGCRPRKKRRV; from the coding sequence GTGGCAAAGACCAACAAAAAGAAACGCGTTCGCCGCAACGTCACCAGTGGTGTCGCGCACATTCACGCGACATTCAACAACACGACTGTGACCATCACGGACCCGAAGGGCGACACGCTTTGTTGGGCAAGTGCCGGCACGAGTGGGTTCAAGGGAAGCCGCAAAAGCACGCCATTTGCCGGCCAGTGCGCCGCTCAACAGGCGGCTGAAAAGGCAACCAAGTTTGGCATGCGTGATGTCGAAGTGAAGGTGAAGGGTCCCGGATCGGGTCGCGAAAGCGCGATCACGTCTCTGCAAGCGGCCGGCTTGAACGTCAAGTTGATCGAAGAAGTGACGCCCATCCCGCACAACGGATGTCGCCCACGCAAGAAACGACGCGTCTAG